The following proteins are encoded in a genomic region of bacterium:
- a CDS encoding DUF1926 domain-containing protein codes for MSTGSSELTANGVSTLLMGFHCHQPVGNFDSVLRHGCKVCYGPLLEEMARFPGFRFSLHMSGYLLEWIEREEKGIFSNIRGLAGRGQMEMLTAGFFEPILAVIPPRDALGQISLLSDFIEDLSGTRPEGLWLTERIWEPSLIPLLREAGVSYTIVDDNHMTSSGQGGTDLTGRFITDTRGETMSLYPISQKLRYKTPFSPVNEAVDTVREAARGAGRTAIIFDDGEKFGMWPETWDWVYGKGWLRNFLAAILESGDIATATCREHFESSVPLGRVYLPPGSYIEMGEWTLPPDEAVTFHEIRGILGGLGRADDARRFVRGGLWPDFLVRYPESNNMHKKMIRISRRVASVKDPGVRRALYMGQCNDPYWHGIFGGLYLPVLRNGVKRALNEAERILDESSGVPGPVLEDINADGHPEAELRSADAVAVVTGLGAHLYELSDKDSLFDLLSTLARRPEQYHRAAGQPGKPDGQKPADIATIHDSARAMDVETRRLLLYDRYPRYAFVDHFLPPETGVSQMYEGSFQTLGEFAARSWRMELSRSAVTASIQGRLQAAEGPSVDIGIEKHMSLDKRLFTVRYTLTSVEGGPVTALFCSEINLHFPTGVRCAAQLDGRSFSLAEPLEAGTGTTLTVRDPVLAAPVIISSTEPCEVWSYPVQTVSQSEQGFDVTYQASSFAMGRKLDFSKGKQVSLTLSLRF; via the coding sequence TTGAGTACTGGATCGTCTGAGTTGACAGCCAACGGGGTTTCGACTCTCCTCATGGGGTTTCACTGCCATCAGCCGGTGGGAAACTTCGACTCCGTTTTGAGGCACGGATGCAAGGTGTGTTACGGGCCGCTCCTCGAGGAGATGGCCCGGTTCCCGGGTTTTCGCTTCAGCCTCCATATGAGCGGGTATCTCCTGGAGTGGATCGAGCGGGAGGAAAAGGGGATCTTCTCCAATATCCGCGGCCTGGCGGGGCGCGGGCAGATGGAGATGCTCACCGCCGGGTTCTTCGAACCGATCCTGGCGGTGATCCCGCCCCGGGACGCCCTCGGCCAGATCAGCCTGCTCTCCGACTTCATCGAGGACCTGTCGGGGACAAGACCGGAAGGGTTGTGGCTCACCGAGAGGATCTGGGAGCCGAGCCTCATCCCCCTCCTCAGGGAGGCGGGGGTGAGTTACACGATCGTCGACGACAACCACATGACATCCTCCGGGCAGGGCGGGACTGACCTGACGGGGCGTTTCATCACCGACACCCGCGGTGAGACCATGTCCCTTTATCCCATCAGTCAGAAGCTGCGTTACAAGACTCCCTTCAGCCCCGTCAACGAGGCCGTCGATACCGTGAGGGAGGCCGCGAGGGGGGCCGGAAGGACCGCCATCATCTTCGACGACGGCGAAAAGTTCGGAATGTGGCCCGAAACATGGGATTGGGTCTACGGCAAAGGGTGGTTGAGGAACTTTCTCGCCGCCATCCTTGAAAGCGGCGACATCGCGACCGCCACCTGCAGGGAACACTTCGAGTCCTCGGTCCCCCTGGGGCGTGTGTACCTTCCGCCCGGCAGTTACATCGAGATGGGGGAGTGGACCCTCCCCCCCGACGAGGCCGTGACCTTTCACGAGATACGGGGGATCCTCGGGGGGCTCGGCAGAGCCGATGACGCCCGGAGGTTCGTCAGGGGAGGGCTGTGGCCGGACTTCCTGGTCAGGTACCCCGAGAGCAACAACATGCACAAGAAGATGATCCGGATCAGCCGCCGGGTCGCCTCGGTCAAGGATCCCGGGGTACGCAGGGCCCTTTACATGGGACAGTGCAACGACCCCTACTGGCACGGTATCTTCGGGGGTCTTTACCTGCCGGTCCTGCGCAACGGGGTCAAAAGAGCCCTCAACGAGGCTGAAAGGATCCTGGACGAAAGTTCGGGAGTGCCTGGTCCGGTCCTCGAGGACATCAATGCCGACGGTCATCCCGAGGCGGAGCTCAGAAGCGCCGACGCGGTCGCCGTGGTCACCGGCCTCGGAGCGCACCTTTACGAGCTTTCAGACAAGGACAGCCTCTTCGACCTGCTCAGCACACTGGCGAGGCGTCCCGAGCAATATCACAGGGCAGCCGGGCAGCCCGGGAAGCCGGACGGGCAAAAACCTGCCGATATCGCCACGATCCACGATTCGGCCCGGGCCATGGACGTGGAAACCCGGCGCCTCCTGCTTTATGACCGTTACCCGAGGTACGCTTTCGTAGACCATTTCCTGCCGCCGGAAACCGGCGTCAGCCAGATGTACGAGGGGAGCTTCCAGACCCTGGGAGAGTTCGCGGCCAGATCCTGGCGCATGGAGCTGTCACGGTCGGCTGTCACCGCTTCCATCCAGGGCCGGCTCCAGGCCGCTGAAGGCCCATCCGTTGACATCGGCATAGAAAAGCACATGTCCCTTGACAAGCGCCTTTTCACCGTCCGGTACACCCTCACTTCCGTGGAGGGGGGACCCGTCACGGCGCTTTTTTGCAGCGAGATCAACCTGCACTTTCCCACAGGGGTCCGGTGTGCCGCGCAGCTCGACGGCCGGTCCTTCTCCCTGGCCGAACCGCTGGAAGCGGGCACCGGGACCACGCTGACGGTCCGGGACCCGGTCCTGGCGGCGCCGGTGATCATCAGCAGTACCGAGCCCTGCGAGGTGTGGAGTTACCCGGTCCAGACCGTCTCCCAGTCCGAACAGGGTTTCGACGTCACATACCAGGCCAGCAGCTTTGCCATGGGCCGGAAACTGGATTTTTCCAAGGGGAAACAGGTATCCCTGACCCTGTCCCTCAGGTTCTGA